A region of Lujinxingia litoralis DNA encodes the following proteins:
- a CDS encoding choice-of-anchor Q domain-containing protein, protein LLTLLLLGTLALGCGDSPNARRNQDAGEHDGGDIDHATGSLSLSLEGLPPESPWPNIALVGDTTLSVPEGGILDAIPVGQYQVVAQNMVLDLATYNAPVANLTIEADQHVELTLSYALLPASWQVIIEGLPGTLTPQVNLSGPNTDVILNASALFDDLTPGTYHLTPQQVSDGTTTYHAAVRTAALTSGANDPTTITYGLANGQLQVSFQGLPAGVSPTITISGPGGYSATVNSATTLQDLVPGIYVVSAADVTQGDLNYSAPPQSVEVLSDAIASAHLNFGMATGQLNVVTQGLPAGAAASVTLTGPAPSTAQTTYPDVTNLPGLAPGQYTLTFHNVNAGGSSYEPATRTTTASVQSGQTTHLTQTYAALDGGLALSHDLPSTGSLTIRVASAGISHSRQLSGQGTAHIPLDPGTWSLSVSVNQLGTDAWGNVYTVVGGSQTLTVQEGQTTFATISSPKPTLVTDSGDSATTYGTLREVLGRVAAGSVITFAPSISEITLSSELSVDKEVRIEGPGTTGLTLRSAGNARHFNVAASGDLHLEGLTLRDGATSEYGGAVYAEGSFGGTDLDFINNTSSQRGGALYLETGTVPGVLRRVRFIDNETHGQGGAIFVDAPLLLEDALFKNNYAESSGGAIFANALGTAGNLVIVRALFNSNETPASGGAVYSRRGAFVLHTTFYDNTANSIGGAWYQYDGQAAFMHTTFDFNTGGLGSAIASTCDTRTPVYLKNSVVLDDTEPFHCGNSDHLIDSLGYNYIRLGSEDFTPDSVTDAVGTEIQPLPVRLQPLANNGGFTRTKAVSPGATNDVWMRLPASHCVDHQGEAFTEDQRGMPRPNGGYCSIGAWENTAR, encoded by the coding sequence CTCCTCACCCTCCTACTCCTGGGCACCCTGGCCCTGGGGTGTGGCGACAGCCCCAACGCACGACGAAACCAGGACGCCGGAGAGCACGACGGCGGTGATATCGACCACGCGACCGGCTCGCTCTCTCTGAGCCTGGAGGGCCTCCCCCCCGAGAGCCCCTGGCCCAACATTGCGCTGGTGGGCGACACCACGCTGAGCGTGCCCGAGGGCGGCATCCTCGACGCAATCCCCGTGGGCCAGTACCAGGTGGTGGCCCAGAACATGGTGCTGGATCTGGCGACTTACAACGCGCCGGTGGCAAACCTGACCATCGAGGCCGATCAGCACGTCGAGCTCACCCTGAGCTACGCGCTGCTACCGGCCAGCTGGCAGGTGATCATCGAAGGGCTCCCCGGCACGCTCACCCCTCAGGTCAACCTGAGCGGCCCGAACACCGACGTGATACTCAACGCCTCGGCGCTCTTTGATGACCTGACACCGGGCACCTACCACCTGACCCCGCAGCAGGTGAGCGACGGGACCACGACCTACCACGCCGCCGTGCGCACAGCCGCGCTGACCAGCGGCGCCAACGATCCCACCACCATCACCTACGGGCTGGCCAACGGTCAGCTTCAGGTAAGCTTCCAGGGGCTTCCCGCCGGCGTCTCGCCCACCATCACGATCAGCGGCCCGGGCGGCTACAGCGCCACGGTCAACTCCGCCACCACCCTCCAGGATCTCGTCCCGGGCATCTACGTTGTCAGCGCCGCCGATGTGACCCAGGGCGACTTAAACTATAGCGCGCCACCGCAAAGCGTTGAGGTCTTAAGCGATGCCATCGCCAGCGCGCATCTCAACTTTGGGATGGCCACCGGCCAACTCAACGTGGTGACCCAGGGACTGCCCGCCGGCGCGGCCGCCAGCGTGACCCTGACCGGCCCGGCCCCCTCCACCGCCCAGACCACCTATCCCGACGTCACCAACCTCCCGGGGCTGGCGCCCGGGCAGTACACCCTGACCTTTCATAATGTAAACGCCGGCGGGAGCTCCTATGAGCCCGCCACGCGCACCACCACCGCCTCGGTGCAGAGCGGCCAGACTACCCACCTGACCCAGACCTACGCCGCGCTCGACGGGGGGCTGGCCCTGTCCCACGACCTGCCCTCCACCGGCAGCCTCACCATCAGGGTTGCCAGCGCGGGCATCTCTCACAGCCGCCAGCTCAGCGGCCAGGGCACCGCCCACATCCCGCTGGACCCGGGCACCTGGTCCCTCAGCGTGAGCGTTAACCAGCTGGGCACCGACGCCTGGGGCAACGTCTACACCGTGGTCGGCGGCAGCCAAACCCTGACGGTGCAGGAAGGTCAGACCACCTTCGCCACGATCAGCTCCCCAAAGCCCACCCTGGTGACCGACTCCGGCGATAGCGCCACCACCTACGGTACGCTGCGTGAAGTGCTCGGTCGGGTCGCCGCCGGTAGCGTCATCACCTTTGCTCCCTCCATCTCCGAGATCACGCTGAGCTCGGAGCTGAGCGTCGACAAAGAAGTCCGCATCGAGGGCCCCGGCACCACCGGGCTCACATTGCGCTCGGCCGGCAACGCTCGCCACTTCAACGTGGCCGCCTCGGGCGACCTCCACCTGGAAGGCCTCACGCTGCGGGATGGCGCCACCAGCGAATACGGCGGCGCGGTGTACGCCGAGGGCTCCTTCGGCGGCACCGATCTGGACTTTATCAACAACACCTCCAGTCAGCGCGGCGGCGCGCTCTACCTCGAAACGGGCACCGTGCCGGGAGTGCTGCGTCGGGTGCGCTTTATCGACAACGAAACCCATGGACAGGGCGGAGCCATCTTCGTGGACGCCCCGCTGCTCCTGGAAGACGCGCTCTTTAAAAACAACTACGCCGAGAGCAGCGGCGGCGCCATCTTTGCCAACGCTCTGGGCACCGCCGGTAACCTGGTCATCGTGCGGGCACTCTTTAACAGCAACGAAACCCCCGCCAGCGGCGGCGCCGTGTACAGCAGACGCGGAGCCTTCGTGCTGCACACGACCTTCTACGACAACACGGCCAACAGCATCGGCGGCGCCTGGTATCAGTACGACGGTCAGGCCGCCTTCATGCACACCACCTTCGACTTCAACACCGGCGGGCTTGGTAGCGCGATCGCCTCGACCTGCGATACGCGCACGCCGGTGTATCTTAAAAACTCCGTGGTGCTCGACGACACCGAGCCCTTCCACTGCGGTAATTCCGATCACCTGATCGACTCGCTGGGCTACAACTACATCCGGCTCGGCTCGGAGGACTTCACCCCCGACAGCGTCACCGACGCGGTCGGCACCGAAATCCAGCCCCTGCCCGTTCGGCTCCAACCGCTGGCGAATAACGGTGGGTTCACCCGGACCAAGGCCGTGAGCCCGGGGGCCACCAACGATGTCTGGATGCGCCTGCCGGCCTCCCACTGCGTGGACCATCAGGGCGAGGCCTTCACCGAAGATCAGCGCGGGATGCCGCGCCCCAACGGCGGCTACTGCTCGATCGGCGCCTGGGAAAACACCGCGCGCTGA
- a CDS encoding Eco57I restriction-modification methylase domain-containing protein, with protein sequence MNLPLPLQLDRPRRVQEAVETLANSATDEDRGAVFTREEVVEGMLDLCGYNSDHDLTSLRLLEPSCGQGHFLFAAVKRLLASCRRQNIPKSCWADTLSDRIFAVDLHAKTLTETRENLLSILYQEGLSKTDAQTLCDSWLHQDDFLLIPIHTRFDIIIGNPPYVRQERIPNALLKEYKKHYSTLYDRADLYVLFFERCLDLLNPNGVLGFICSNRWIKNKYGGPLRAKIAADFNLDIYINMEVADAFHSEVDAYPAITLIRRTSPGTTRMFSSTGKHLKGIQEIFERLSDDLTHERSNHSVVVQTIAHNRDPWLLDSPHIINLLRALEQRFPSLEDAGAHVGIGVATGCDRVFIDDYDALDVEASRKLPLVMASDLNGPHIQWSGRGIVNPWSNNRQLVIPEHFPRFANFLALNKDALHRRHVAKKNPDKWFRTIDRIHPDLLTTPKLLIPDIKGDSTVAYDPGEFYPHHNLYTITSDRWDLQILQTLLRSSIALAFVAAYCIRMSGGFLRFQAQYLRRIRVPEFDTLPLSLKTELHAARTCNDQHHIDILAAQAYQLNKTEAQTLCTFASEARVSRTSS encoded by the coding sequence ATGAACCTGCCTCTTCCATTACAGCTCGACCGCCCTCGTCGGGTTCAAGAGGCCGTTGAGACGCTAGCCAATAGCGCCACCGATGAAGATCGTGGCGCGGTCTTCACCCGCGAAGAGGTCGTCGAAGGGATGCTCGACCTCTGCGGCTACAACTCGGACCACGATCTCACCTCTCTCAGACTACTGGAGCCTTCCTGCGGGCAAGGACATTTTCTATTCGCGGCTGTAAAACGCTTACTGGCCTCATGCAGACGTCAAAACATCCCGAAGTCGTGTTGGGCTGATACACTGTCCGATCGAATTTTCGCCGTTGATCTTCACGCAAAAACACTTACCGAAACCCGGGAAAACCTCCTCTCCATCCTCTATCAAGAGGGGCTCTCCAAAACCGACGCTCAAACGCTCTGTGACAGCTGGTTACATCAGGACGACTTTCTCCTAATCCCCATCCACACCCGTTTTGACATCATCATTGGAAACCCCCCTTATGTCAGGCAGGAGCGCATTCCCAACGCACTCCTAAAAGAATACAAAAAGCACTATTCAACCCTCTATGATAGGGCCGACCTATACGTTCTTTTCTTTGAACGATGCCTGGACCTACTAAACCCTAACGGCGTGCTCGGATTTATATGCTCAAACCGATGGATCAAAAACAAATATGGCGGCCCTCTGCGTGCCAAAATCGCTGCCGACTTCAATCTCGATATATATATCAACATGGAGGTCGCTGACGCCTTTCACTCTGAGGTCGATGCCTATCCGGCCATCACGCTTATCCGAAGAACGTCTCCCGGTACTACCCGCATGTTTTCCAGCACTGGAAAACACCTGAAAGGCATTCAAGAAATTTTTGAACGACTCTCGGACGACCTCACGCACGAGCGATCCAACCACAGCGTGGTCGTACAAACGATTGCCCATAATCGCGACCCCTGGCTCCTGGATTCCCCACATATTATCAACCTACTTCGAGCTCTCGAACAACGCTTCCCCTCACTTGAAGACGCCGGGGCTCACGTTGGTATAGGCGTCGCAACAGGATGCGATCGTGTATTTATTGATGATTATGATGCACTGGACGTCGAAGCCTCCCGAAAACTTCCACTCGTCATGGCCTCTGACCTCAATGGCCCACACATCCAATGGTCAGGACGCGGTATTGTCAACCCCTGGTCCAACAACCGTCAACTCGTTATCCCCGAACATTTCCCGCGCTTTGCAAACTTTCTGGCCCTTAACAAAGACGCATTACATCGTCGTCATGTCGCAAAGAAAAATCCTGACAAATGGTTTCGAACAATCGATCGCATCCATCCCGATCTATTAACCACGCCAAAACTACTCATACCTGACATCAAAGGAGATTCCACGGTGGCTTATGACCCCGGAGAATTCTACCCACATCACAATCTTTACACTATCACATCCGACCGATGGGATCTCCAGATACTCCAAACACTCCTTCGGTCTTCGATCGCACTCGCTTTCGTAGCCGCATATTGCATCCGAATGTCTGGTGGATTCTTGCGCTTCCAGGCCCAATATCTCCGGCGCATCCGGGTTCCTGAGTTTGACACGTTGCCCCTTTCATTAAAAACAGAGCTTCACGCTGCACGTACTTGCAACGACCAGCACCACATCGATATTCTCGCAGCCCAGGCATATCAACTCAACAAAACAGAAGCACAAACACTTTGTACATTTGCCTCCGAGGCACGTGTTTCACGGACGTCATCATGA
- a CDS encoding PaeR7I family type II restriction endonuclease, producing the protein MTISILPANFDDRVRDAVRLFWATRATGSSSQGGTRGKVLSGKNLDGFIALVESIAAECGLPSESVFTRGRHNLQLPGYYRPSKNWDVLIVHEQRLIAVLEFKSQVGSFGNNFNNRTEEAIGSASDLWVSARQNNFLPSNHVDGPSNSTVDPRQPFLGYLMMLEECEDSTRPLTLRSAHYHFMPEFAGASYAERYRILCERLMEQQLYQAASLILSPQTEAGFGGHYRSLSVATSVRNLFSALAGTLLSAMEAGT; encoded by the coding sequence ATGACAATCTCAATTCTGCCAGCAAACTTCGACGATCGCGTCCGCGACGCTGTACGTCTGTTCTGGGCGACCCGAGCGACCGGTTCAAGCTCTCAGGGTGGCACTCGGGGCAAGGTGCTCTCCGGAAAAAACCTTGACGGTTTTATCGCTCTGGTGGAATCGATCGCCGCTGAGTGTGGCCTACCATCAGAGTCCGTTTTCACACGCGGGCGTCATAACCTTCAGTTACCAGGGTACTATCGACCTTCAAAGAATTGGGATGTATTAATCGTACACGAACAGCGCCTCATAGCCGTCTTAGAATTCAAGTCACAGGTTGGCTCTTTTGGTAACAACTTCAACAACCGCACCGAGGAGGCGATTGGGAGCGCATCGGATTTATGGGTGTCAGCTCGACAAAACAACTTTCTTCCGTCAAACCATGTCGATGGACCGTCGAATTCAACCGTCGATCCACGACAGCCCTTCTTAGGCTATCTCATGATGTTGGAAGAGTGCGAAGACTCGACGCGCCCACTAACATTACGTTCAGCGCACTATCACTTCATGCCTGAGTTCGCGGGCGCATCCTATGCCGAGCGCTACCGCATCCTCTGCGAGCGTCTGATGGAGCAACAACTCTATCAAGCAGCATCATTAATACTCTCCCCCCAGACCGAAGCGGGCTTCGGAGGCCACTATCGAAGCCTCTCGGTAGCGACCTCAGTAAGAAACCTCTTTTCCGCACTGGCCGGAACGCTACTCTCAGCCATGGAGGCCGGTACATAA
- a CDS encoding class I SAM-dependent methyltransferase encodes MAEQRPFEPGRFWDEMFDRPDYRYGESANPFVIEAVEARLEPGAAVLCVGDGEGRNGVGLARAGYRVTSLEPSAVGLAKTRQLAAKYQVEVETIQGVMPSDVLGEREFDAVVLAYVHVPPAMRPELHRACVQHLAPGGRIVLEGFTPRQRELGRTSGGPGDVAMLFEPETLREDFEGLEVELLQEEQVELAAGDGHRGVAEVVRLIARRV; translated from the coding sequence ATGGCTGAGCAGAGACCCTTTGAGCCCGGACGATTCTGGGATGAGATGTTTGATCGCCCCGACTACCGCTATGGCGAGTCGGCCAACCCCTTTGTGATCGAGGCGGTGGAGGCTCGTCTGGAGCCCGGCGCCGCCGTGCTCTGCGTGGGCGACGGGGAGGGGCGAAACGGGGTGGGGCTGGCCCGGGCCGGCTACCGGGTCACCTCGCTGGAGCCCTCGGCTGTGGGGCTGGCCAAGACCCGGCAGCTCGCCGCGAAGTATCAGGTGGAGGTGGAGACGATCCAGGGGGTGATGCCCTCCGATGTGCTGGGGGAGCGGGAGTTTGACGCGGTGGTGCTGGCCTATGTGCATGTGCCGCCGGCGATGCGCCCGGAGTTGCACCGCGCCTGTGTGCAGCACCTGGCCCCCGGAGGGCGGATCGTGCTGGAGGGCTTTACCCCCCGCCAGCGCGAGTTGGGGCGCACCAGCGGCGGCCCCGGCGATGTGGCGATGCTCTTTGAGCCCGAGACGCTGCGCGAGGACTTTGAGGGGCTTGAGGTCGAGCTCCTTCAGGAGGAGCAGGTCGAGCTCGCCGCCGGCGATGGCCACCGCGGGGTGGCCGAGGTCGTGCGCTTGATCGCGCGTCGCGTCTGA